The Archaeoglobaceae archaeon genomic sequence TTCGGATCAACCACTTCGACAATGTAGTTGTCCTCCCACATGTGCAGACCTTTGCGAAGTGGACACTCGAAGCCAACCGTGCCAACACCGCCCATCTCTGTAAGTCCGGGGATGTCATAAGTTCTTGCTTCAAAAAGCTCTTCAATTCTTTTTCTAAGCTCTTCACTCCAAGGTTCCGCTCCAAGGAGCATTTTCTCAACGGGTAAATCTGAAGGCTTGTAGCCAAGCTCTTCAGCGACTTCTGCAATTCTTAGCGGATAGCTTGCTGTTGCACAAAGCACCGTGGTGCCAAAGTCGAGCATGAAGCGAATCTGGTTCCTTGTATTTCCCGCTCCAATAGGGATTACAAAGGCGTTGATTGCATCTGCAGCAAAGTGAAATCCAAAGCCCCCGTTCCAAAGCCCAAACGCGGGAGTGATCTGAATGACATCCTTAGAACTAATGCCCGCTATTTGAAAAGCCCTTAAAACCATTTCCTTCCATTGCTCAACGTCTTTTCTTGTGTATGGCACTATAACTGGTTGTCCAGTGGTTCCACCGCTCATCTGAATTCGAACTATTTTCTCCTTTGGCACACAGCTCATTTTCAGCGGATAAGCGTTGCGAAGATCCTGCTTTGTCGTGAAAGGAAGCTTTGAAATCGTCTCTGGAGTGATTTTATCGAGATCAATCTCTGAAAATTGCCTCCTGTAAAATTCGCAGTTCTCGTAGACGTATTTAAGCGTATACTTTAGCCTTTTTCGTTTGATTTCTTCGATTTCCTGTCTTTTCATGTAGACTCCATCACTCACGTAGAAAAAGTATATGCTCAATATTTAAGCTTTTACCTTCTTGAAGGGATTATGCTTAAGCGTAGCAAAAACTCTGCAGTTTCCATTGGTAACCTAGCAAGTCTTTTTCAGCACGAGAATCGAATAGGACGTATTTATCTCTCACAATTATTTATTTTGACTTTTGCTATCAAGCGTAAATCTTATATGGTTCATGAGTATGAGATAATTGGTGAGAGAATGGCAAACATACCTGCGGAGCTTTCCGCTCTGCCTTTGGAAAGTCTTATAGGGAAGCCGTTAGAGGCTGCTGTAAGAGCGCAGGCTTATGCTGCGATGACGACTGCGAGATTTGTGCAAGAAGTTGGATTAGACGAGGATGGAAACGTTAAAAACATCACCTTTAAATTCAAAAGGAAAACTGTGGACCCTGAGAAATTGAAAGAAGGATTAGGCAAGGAAATTGTGGAAGAAGATGCTACAATTGAAGCACCTTTGCTTACGATTCTACCAGTGCCCTTCATAAGGATCAAAGACATGACAATCCACTTCAAATTCATAATAAAAACTACGGATGTGGACAAAACTCAGCACGATTTCTCTTCTTCGATTACTGCAAAGGCAGGTTGGGGATGGGGAAGCGTTAAATTGACAGCGAGCTACGGCTACAAGAGAGAAACAAGGTCGCAGGTTGACAGAAGTGCGGAACTTGAAATTACAGTCAATGCAGTGCAGGATGAAATGCCCGAAGGTCTAAGGACTGTTCTGAGCATT encodes the following:
- a CDS encoding phenylacetate--CoA ligase family protein, with the protein product MSDGVYMKRQEIEEIKRKRLKYTLKYVYENCEFYRRQFSEIDLDKITPETISKLPFTTKQDLRNAYPLKMSCVPKEKIVRIQMSGGTTGQPVIVPYTRKDVEQWKEMVLRAFQIAGISSKDVIQITPAFGLWNGGFGFHFAADAINAFVIPIGAGNTRNQIRFMLDFGTTVLCATASYPLRIAEVAEELGYKPSDLPVEKMLLGAEPWSEELRKRIEELFEARTYDIPGLTEMGGVGTVGFECPLRKGLHMWEDNYIVEVVDPKTGETLGEGEEGEIVYTAINREAMPLIRYRSGEVSEIVAIERCECGIEHITLKRIKGRTDDMIIHSGAKFYPSDVERILASYGITQYKIEVGSEIRILLEGENSVLPKLSKDFREFIGINPELVVLSKGTLERFEGKARRLVRL
- a CDS encoding DUF2589 domain-containing protein, encoding MVHEYEIIGERMANIPAELSALPLESLIGKPLEAAVRAQAYAAMTTARFVQEVGLDEDGNVKNITFKFKRKTVDPEKLKEGLGKEIVEEDATIEAPLLTILPVPFIRIKDMTIHFKFIIKTTDVDKTQHDFSSSITAKAGWGWGSVKLTASYGYKRETRSQVDRSAELEITVNAVQDEMPEGLRTVLSILKEAMVPATK